The Paracholeplasma brassicae genome contains a region encoding:
- a CDS encoding class I SAM-dependent methyltransferase, translated as MKHYEMLFFVDYYLNTHVKKDDHVLDLTLGNGYDTLKLSTLASVVTAFDIQEKAISISKERLDEHNIKNVRLVCDSHENYQNYVNHVDGAVFNLGYLPSGDKTITTKATITLETIKRLLEEPDLRFILVTCYQGHEEGKKESLLLLSYLKTLEKPFQVSTYQMLNKTDAPFVLLIEK; from the coding sequence ATGAAGCATTATGAGATGCTATTTTTTGTTGATTATTATTTAAACACCCACGTCAAAAAAGATGACCATGTGCTTGATTTAACCTTAGGCAATGGTTATGATACACTAAAACTATCGACGCTTGCGTCTGTCGTCACGGCATTCGACATTCAAGAAAAAGCCATTTCAATCTCAAAAGAACGTTTGGATGAGCATAACATCAAAAATGTGAGACTCGTTTGTGACTCACATGAAAATTACCAAAACTATGTTAATCACGTCGATGGGGCCGTCTTTAATCTAGGCTACTTACCAAGTGGCGATAAAACCATCACAACCAAAGCGACGATAACCCTAGAAACAATCAAACGACTCTTAGAAGAACCTGATCTTCGTTTCATTCTAGTGACTTGTTACCAAGGGCATGAGGAAGGTAAGAAAGAATCTCTACTTCTGCTTTCTTATCTAAAAACCTTAGAAAAACCATTTCAAGTGAGTACCTACCAAATGCTCAATAAGACGGATGCGCCATTTGTGCTATTAATCGAAAAGTGA
- a CDS encoding NUDIX hydrolase — translation MNKDIFFENEGQQFRLRACGIIIRDQQVLMVKNEQDRYYYAVGGAVKQNETTEEAVIREVFEETGLRLEIDRLLYVHQNFFTFRDKPFHELAFYYLMKDNLGAIQSDSYSFEGVKEHMVFLPINTYHTFEAYPKFFAEALKNIKDDVSFITTRE, via the coding sequence ATGAATAAAGACATATTTTTTGAAAATGAAGGGCAACAATTTCGCCTAAGAGCGTGTGGTATTATCATTAGAGACCAACAGGTGCTCATGGTAAAAAACGAACAGGATCGTTATTATTACGCGGTCGGTGGTGCAGTCAAACAAAACGAAACCACCGAAGAAGCCGTCATAAGAGAAGTGTTTGAAGAAACCGGACTTAGACTTGAAATCGATCGGCTATTATATGTTCATCAAAACTTTTTCACGTTTCGTGATAAGCCATTTCATGAACTTGCTTTTTATTACTTAATGAAAGATAATCTAGGTGCCATTCAAAGTGACTCTTATAGCTTTGAAGGCGTAAAAGAACACATGGTATTCCTACCCATTAATACCTATCATACCTTTGAGGCTTACCCCAAGTTTTTTGCAGAAGCGTTAAAAAACATCAAAGACGATGTTAGTTTTATTACAACAAGAGAATAA
- a CDS encoding YwaF family protein, protein MQQILEFLDYKMKTPIAYESFSESWFHYLFLVLMFLMMFLGVKYARKTTTKELKKTLLLLGLFMIVFEIYKQVIFTFEANDYQWYAFPFQFCSTPMYLFVLYGISKTNDLKGTYYLF, encoded by the coding sequence ATGCAACAAATTTTAGAATTTTTAGATTACAAAATGAAAACCCCCATTGCTTATGAATCATTTTCTGAGAGTTGGTTTCATTACTTGTTTTTAGTATTGATGTTTCTGATGATGTTTTTGGGTGTCAAATACGCTAGGAAAACCACCACAAAAGAACTTAAGAAAACCTTACTGCTTTTAGGCTTATTCATGATAGTTTTTGAGATATACAAACAAGTTATTTTTACCTTTGAGGCAAACGACTATCAGTGGTATGCGTTTCCCTTCCAATTTTGTTCAACCCCAATGTATTTGTTTGTCCTTTATGGTATATCCAAAACGAACGACTTGAAGGGCACTTATTATCTTTTTTAG
- a CDS encoding TIGR01212 family radical SAM protein (This family includes YhcC from E. coli K-12, an uncharacterized radical SAM protein.): MNLMNTEKHYNTLNNYYRTKYQKKVFKIALNGNFTCPNIDGTVARGGCTFCTPLGSGDFAGNKYQPLKEQFTNIKEMMHLKWKDEAFYVVYFQANTNTHGPIEKIKALFDEAITLDPNIKMISIATRPDSLGKDVLDYLEELNQKMPVQVELGLQTIHQETSDLINRAHDLACFDEAVFALRNRGIEVVVHIINGLPYETKEMMLDTLKHLNTLDIQGIKIHMLHVMEKTKMGFDYKKNPFPILSLEDYVDITVLQLRHLRKDIIVHRVTGDAPLKLLIEPKWTIKKFVVQNEIDKLMRKENFFQGDLYEAL; this comes from the coding sequence ATGAATCTGATGAATACTGAAAAACATTATAACACATTAAACAATTATTATCGAACCAAATATCAAAAAAAAGTCTTTAAAATCGCATTAAATGGCAACTTTACTTGCCCAAATATCGATGGTACCGTCGCCCGTGGCGGCTGTACGTTTTGTACGCCGCTTGGTAGTGGGGATTTTGCAGGTAATAAATATCAGCCACTAAAAGAACAATTTACAAACATCAAAGAAATGATGCACCTCAAATGGAAAGATGAGGCATTTTATGTCGTATACTTCCAAGCCAATACCAACACACACGGCCCAATCGAAAAGATAAAAGCACTCTTTGATGAGGCAATCACACTCGATCCAAACATCAAAATGATCTCGATAGCAACAAGACCAGATAGCCTAGGCAAAGACGTCCTAGACTACTTAGAAGAATTAAACCAAAAGATGCCAGTGCAAGTTGAGCTTGGGCTTCAAACGATACACCAAGAAACCTCAGATTTGATTAACAGGGCGCATGATCTTGCCTGTTTTGATGAGGCTGTTTTCGCCTTAAGAAACAGAGGCATTGAGGTCGTCGTTCACATCATTAATGGCCTACCTTATGAAACCAAAGAAATGATGCTTGACACCCTAAAACATCTAAACACGCTAGACATCCAAGGCATCAAGATTCACATGCTACATGTGATGGAAAAAACCAAAATGGGGTTTGATTATAAAAAGAACCCATTTCCGATTTTATCCTTAGAAGACTATGTCGATATCACGGTATTACAATTAAGACATCTAAGAAAAGACATCATCGTTCACCGTGTGACTGGTGATGCGCCTTTAAAACTCTTAATTGAACCCAAATGGACCATAAAGAAATTTGTGGTTCAAAACGAAATTGACAAACTCATGAGAAAAGAAAACTTCTTTCAAGGTGATCTTTATGAAGCATTATGA
- a CDS encoding DUF4177 domain-containing protein, protein MYDYKVVAIRIKMLKNKEENAKVLEEAINEQARLGYRLNKITTVDTYLFYLTFEREL, encoded by the coding sequence ATGTACGATTACAAAGTCGTTGCGATACGAATCAAAATGCTCAAAAATAAGGAAGAAAACGCAAAAGTGCTTGAAGAAGCCATCAATGAACAAGCCAGACTTGGCTACCGTTTAAATAAGATTACCACGGTAGATACATATCTATTTTATTTGACGTTTGAAAGAGAGTTATAA
- a CDS encoding NUDIX hydrolase: protein MKKTTLCYLIKDDSYLMLKRDKKTNDPNHSKYIGVGGKVEPCESVTECLLREVYEETGFKLTGYHYHGIVYFHSDTFESEEMHLFTSSEYLGTLKETIEGSFYYVNQSEVYELNLWEGDPIFLKAIEEKRPFFRLNLYYEKDKLISHQFLETHE, encoded by the coding sequence CGATTCGTACTTAATGTTAAAACGAGATAAAAAAACAAATGACCCCAACCACAGTAAGTACATTGGTGTGGGTGGAAAAGTTGAGCCATGCGAGTCAGTTACCGAATGTCTATTAAGAGAAGTTTATGAGGAAACCGGATTTAAATTGACTGGTTATCATTACCACGGCATCGTCTATTTTCATTCCGATACGTTTGAGTCTGAAGAAATGCACTTGTTTACCTCAAGTGAGTATCTAGGCACCTTAAAAGAAACCATTGAAGGTAGTTTTTATTACGTCAATCAATCAGAGGTCTATGAGCTCAATTTATGGGAAGGCGATCCAATCTTCTTAAAGGCAATCGAAGAAAAACGACCATTTTTTAGACTAAACCTATACTATGAGAAAGATAAACTGATTAGTCATCAGTTTTTAGAAACACATGAATAA